One Spinacia oleracea cultivar Varoflay chromosome 4, BTI_SOV_V1, whole genome shotgun sequence DNA segment encodes these proteins:
- the LOC110799922 gene encoding uncharacterized protein isoform X2 — protein MSTEHQDDLDLLLSLQDRVIETPPSSPSPSHPRSSGHQSDDDEVRRPSGNVDLSAFKDAVEDCMDYDVEAAKKALKSNRSKNPTDPDIEKFSGLRIRNQVISSQELSNQFSDIRFVRLSTIKNVIRGDTLSGSWATVGVLTEKGSPKTSSTGKSYCIWKIGCLDGQLVTVFLFGDAYKQHSKETASTVFAFFNASVRKDSSGPGFQLSVFNTNQILKIGTSVDYGVCKGRRKDGLPCTMVVNKRLGIYCSFHRVKTSEKYTVQRGELKGGNLRTAFRNSRQPEGVYMIDPMADQTNRGKFKKTSKVLSVEGLKKALSNAGHVTTNSHSQGIRFLNEITVSMSAKTAKNEYAQKNQAKSGSTKRSLSTANSGSSVTQKSWLPDSKRVRPEPRQVSAQNVKETTSKMIELDYVSSEDDCFTL, from the exons ATGTCAACTGAGCACCAGGATGACCTCGatctccttctctctcttcaaGATCGTGTTATTGAAACTCCCCCCTCTTCTCCGTCTCCTTCTCATCCCAGATCCTCCG GCCATCAATCAGACGATGATGAAGTGCGACGGCCAAGTGGAAATGTTGACTTGTCCGCCTTCAAGGATGCTGTTGAGGATTGTATGGATTATGATGTTGAAGCAGCTAAGAAAGCTCTTAAATCGAATCGTTCAAAGAATCCAACTGATCCCGATATTGAAAAGTTTTCCGGTCTACGAATCCG GAATCAAGTAATTTCGTCACAAGAGCTGAGTAACCAGTTTTCGGATATTCGCTTTGTTAGACTGTCTACCATAAA GAATGTGATAAGAGGGGACACTCTATCAGGTAGTTGGGCAACTGTTGGTGTTCTAACCGAAAAGGGAAGTCCAAAGACAAGCTCTACTGGGAAGAGTTATTGCATATGGAAGATTGGGTGTTTGGATGGGCAACTCGTAACTGTTTTCTTGTTTGGTGATGCTTACAAGCAGCACAGCAAAGAGACAGCTTCAACAGTTTTTGCCTTCTTCAATGCGAGTGTTCGCAAAGATTCTTCT GGTCCGGGTTTCCAATTGAGCGTTTTTAATACAAATCAAATCTTGAAGATTGGTACTTCTGTCGATTATGGAGTTTGCAAAGGAAGGAGGAAAGATGGTCTACCTTGTACAATGGTAGTAAATAA ACGCCTTGGAATATACTGCAGCTTCCATAGAGTG AAAACTTCAGAAAAATATACTGTTCAACGTGGTGAGCTCAAAGGAGG GAATCTAAGAACAGCTTTCAGGAATTCACGTCAACCAGAAGGAGTTTATATGATTGATCCTATGGCAGACCAAACGAATAGAGGAAAGTTTAAAAAGACTTCAAAGGTGTTATCTGTTGAAGGATTAAAGAAAGCCCTGAG CAATGCAGGTCATGTGACAACAAACTCACACTCCCAAGGGATACGTTTTCTCAATGAAATCACAG TCAGTATGAGCGCAAAAACAGCAAAAAATGAATATGCTCAGAAAAACCAAGCGAAGAGTGGCTCAACAAAAAG ATCGCTATCCACAGCAAATTCAGGCTCATCTGTCACACAAAAAAGTTGGCTACCAGATTCAAAGAGAGTGAGACCGGAGCCAAGGCAAGTTTCAGCTCAGAATGTCAAGGAAACTACAAGTAAGATGATTGAGTTAGATTATGTCAGCTCAGAAGACGATTGTTTTACATTGTAA
- the LOC110799922 gene encoding uncharacterized protein isoform X1, with product MSTEHQDDLDLLLSLQDRVIETPPSSPSPSHPRSSAGHQSDDDEVRRPSGNVDLSAFKDAVEDCMDYDVEAAKKALKSNRSKNPTDPDIEKFSGLRIRNQVISSQELSNQFSDIRFVRLSTIKNVIRGDTLSGSWATVGVLTEKGSPKTSSTGKSYCIWKIGCLDGQLVTVFLFGDAYKQHSKETASTVFAFFNASVRKDSSGPGFQLSVFNTNQILKIGTSVDYGVCKGRRKDGLPCTMVVNKRLGIYCSFHRVKTSEKYTVQRGELKGGNLRTAFRNSRQPEGVYMIDPMADQTNRGKFKKTSKVLSVEGLKKALSNAGHVTTNSHSQGIRFLNEITVSMSAKTAKNEYAQKNQAKSGSTKRSLSTANSGSSVTQKSWLPDSKRVRPEPRQVSAQNVKETTSKMIELDYVSSEDDCFTL from the exons ATGTCAACTGAGCACCAGGATGACCTCGatctccttctctctcttcaaGATCGTGTTATTGAAACTCCCCCCTCTTCTCCGTCTCCTTCTCATCCCAGATCCTCCG CAGGCCATCAATCAGACGATGATGAAGTGCGACGGCCAAGTGGAAATGTTGACTTGTCCGCCTTCAAGGATGCTGTTGAGGATTGTATGGATTATGATGTTGAAGCAGCTAAGAAAGCTCTTAAATCGAATCGTTCAAAGAATCCAACTGATCCCGATATTGAAAAGTTTTCCGGTCTACGAATCCG GAATCAAGTAATTTCGTCACAAGAGCTGAGTAACCAGTTTTCGGATATTCGCTTTGTTAGACTGTCTACCATAAA GAATGTGATAAGAGGGGACACTCTATCAGGTAGTTGGGCAACTGTTGGTGTTCTAACCGAAAAGGGAAGTCCAAAGACAAGCTCTACTGGGAAGAGTTATTGCATATGGAAGATTGGGTGTTTGGATGGGCAACTCGTAACTGTTTTCTTGTTTGGTGATGCTTACAAGCAGCACAGCAAAGAGACAGCTTCAACAGTTTTTGCCTTCTTCAATGCGAGTGTTCGCAAAGATTCTTCT GGTCCGGGTTTCCAATTGAGCGTTTTTAATACAAATCAAATCTTGAAGATTGGTACTTCTGTCGATTATGGAGTTTGCAAAGGAAGGAGGAAAGATGGTCTACCTTGTACAATGGTAGTAAATAA ACGCCTTGGAATATACTGCAGCTTCCATAGAGTG AAAACTTCAGAAAAATATACTGTTCAACGTGGTGAGCTCAAAGGAGG GAATCTAAGAACAGCTTTCAGGAATTCACGTCAACCAGAAGGAGTTTATATGATTGATCCTATGGCAGACCAAACGAATAGAGGAAAGTTTAAAAAGACTTCAAAGGTGTTATCTGTTGAAGGATTAAAGAAAGCCCTGAG CAATGCAGGTCATGTGACAACAAACTCACACTCCCAAGGGATACGTTTTCTCAATGAAATCACAG TCAGTATGAGCGCAAAAACAGCAAAAAATGAATATGCTCAGAAAAACCAAGCGAAGAGTGGCTCAACAAAAAG ATCGCTATCCACAGCAAATTCAGGCTCATCTGTCACACAAAAAAGTTGGCTACCAGATTCAAAGAGAGTGAGACCGGAGCCAAGGCAAGTTTCAGCTCAGAATGTCAAGGAAACTACAAGTAAGATGATTGAGTTAGATTATGTCAGCTCAGAAGACGATTGTTTTACATTGTAA
- the LOC110799923 gene encoding rac-like GTP-binding protein 5, producing MSASRFIKCVTVGDGAVGKTCMLISYTSNTFPTDYVPTVFDNFSANVVVDGSTVNLGLWDTAGQEDYNRLRPLSYRGADVFLLAFSLISKASYENVSKKWIPELRHYAPGVPIILVGTKLDLRDDKQFFLDHPGAVPITTAQGEELKKQIGAAAYIECSAKTQQNIKAVFDAAIKVVLQPPKQKKRKKRKSQKGCSIL from the exons ATGAGCGCTTCTAGGTTCATAAAGTGTGTCACCGTCGGCGATGGCGCCGTCGGGAAAACGTGTATGCTCATCTCTTACACCAGCAACACATTCCCCACT GATTATGTGCCAACAGTGTTTGACAATTTTAGTGCTAATGTGGTAGTGGATGGAAGTACAGTTAATCTAGGACTGTGGGATACTGCAG GTCAAGAAGATTACAATAGACTGAGGCCATTGAGCTACCGTGGGGCTGATGTATTTCTTCTTGCATTTTCTCTTATCAGCAAAGCCAGTTATGAAAATGTTTCGAAAAAA TGGATTCCAGAATTGAGGCATTATGCTCCCGGTGTGCCAATTATTCTCGTTGGAACAAAGCTGG ATCTTCGAGATGATAAGCAATTTTTTCTAGACCATCCTGGTGCAGTGCCTATCACAACAGCCCAG GGAGAAGAGCTGAAAAAGCAGATTGGAGCAGCTGCTTATATTGAGTGTAGTGCAAAAACACAGCAG AACATAAAGGCTGTGTTCGATGCTGCGATCAAAGTGGTACTCCAGCCACCTAAgcagaagaagagaaagaagagaaaGTCTCAGAAAGGTTGTTCAATACTATAA
- the LOC110799927 gene encoding SUMO-conjugating enzyme UBC9 isoform X1 translates to MHLTMSQKLLLSNIKLSMASRRILKELKELERDPPSSCSAGPIAEDMFHWQATIYGPNDSPYSGGVFLVNIHFPPDYPFKPPKVAFKTKVFHPNINSNGSICLDILKEQWSPALTISKVLLSICSLLTDANPDDPLVPESAHLYKTDRNAYESMARNWTHKYAMV, encoded by the exons ATGCATTTAACAATGTCACAAAAGCTACTTTTGTCCAACAT AAAACTCAGCATGGCATCTAGAAGAATTTTGAAGGAGCTCAAGGAGCTGGAAAGAGATCCACCTAGTTCTTGCAGTGCAG GTCCAATAGCAGAAGATATGTTCCATTGGCAAGCAACAATTTATGGTCCAAATGATAGTCCTTATTCAGGAGGTGTTTTCCTTGTCAACATCCATTTTCCACCTGATTACCCCTTTAAGCCTCCTAAG GTGGCCTTCAAGACCAAGGTTTTCCACCCAAACATTAATAGCAATGGGAGTATTTGCCTTGATATACTCAAGGAGCAATGGAGCCCTGCACTCACCATATCCAAG GTTCTGCTGTCAATCTGTTCCCTTCTGACAGATGCAAATCCAGATGATCCATTGGTTCCAGAGTCTGCTCACTTGTACAAGACTGATCGAAATGCATACGAATCCATGGCTCGTAACTGGACTCACAAGTATGCTATGGTCTGA
- the LOC110799927 gene encoding SUMO-conjugating enzyme UBC9 isoform X2, giving the protein MASRRILKELKELERDPPSSCSAGPIAEDMFHWQATIYGPNDSPYSGGVFLVNIHFPPDYPFKPPKVAFKTKVFHPNINSNGSICLDILKEQWSPALTISKVLLSICSLLTDANPDDPLVPESAHLYKTDRNAYESMARNWTHKYAMV; this is encoded by the exons ATGGCATCTAGAAGAATTTTGAAGGAGCTCAAGGAGCTGGAAAGAGATCCACCTAGTTCTTGCAGTGCAG GTCCAATAGCAGAAGATATGTTCCATTGGCAAGCAACAATTTATGGTCCAAATGATAGTCCTTATTCAGGAGGTGTTTTCCTTGTCAACATCCATTTTCCACCTGATTACCCCTTTAAGCCTCCTAAG GTGGCCTTCAAGACCAAGGTTTTCCACCCAAACATTAATAGCAATGGGAGTATTTGCCTTGATATACTCAAGGAGCAATGGAGCCCTGCACTCACCATATCCAAG GTTCTGCTGTCAATCTGTTCCCTTCTGACAGATGCAAATCCAGATGATCCATTGGTTCCAGAGTCTGCTCACTTGTACAAGACTGATCGAAATGCATACGAATCCATGGCTCGTAACTGGACTCACAAGTATGCTATGGTCTGA